Proteins encoded together in one Chroicocephalus ridibundus chromosome 13, bChrRid1.1, whole genome shotgun sequence window:
- the LOC134522817 gene encoding cytochrome b-c1 complex subunit 9 yields the protein MALLRQAYSALFRRTSTFALTIVLGAVLFERAFDQGADAIFEHLNEGKLWKHIKHKYERSDD from the exons ATGGCGCTGCTGCGGCAGGCGTACAGCGCGCTCTTCCGCCGCACCTCCACCTTCGCCCTCACCATCGTCCTGGGCGCCGTCCTCTTCGAGCGCGCCTTCGACCAGGGCGCCGACGCCATCTTCGAGCATCTCAACGAGGGG AAACTGTGGAAACACATCAAGCACAAGTATGAGAGAAGTGATGATTGA
- the ASCC2 gene encoding activating signal cointegrator 1 complex subunit 2 isoform X1, whose translation MPALPLDELQLTERDPRTGKLRTLPALHPEIKADRSFVLYRPPPVVRDPALVEEFLERAKFIADDLNWLLALPHDKFWCQVIFDETLQKCLDSYLCYAPRKFDAFLDCHPEVNEMQKCLHRSVFLTFLRMSTHKESKDHFITPSVFGEIIYNNFLFDIPKILDLCVLFGKGNGLLLQKMIENIFTWQPSYFSDLDETLPTVLQVFNNILHKCGLQCEGASAEPQKLEERVNVTPGNMPLQELKDIVLYLCDTCTTLWAFLDVFPLACQTFQKHEFCYRLASFYELAIPELESAIKKRHYEDNSVFADLWRRISHSRKKMIEAFHVLINQVCLQPILESSCENIQPFIEEFLQIFTSVLQERRFLRDYDELFPVEDDVSLLQQASSTLDETRTAYILQAVESAWEGVDRKKAQIVKDPTPPATSNGASAVVESPAEDVEELGAAYASEDELLVLSGNAPRSVRYLQCAGAAAAPIAKVSGVELDSLISQVKDLLPDLGEGFILACLEEYSYNTEQVINNILEDKLVPYLDKLDRTMQRQLKPDPTPLVTSRHNVFQNDEFDVFSRDSVDVSRIQKGKRVVLLPKRDVAVALQEADQVGSHRTSCRAVRARPEHHGTRGVIPLFFLELVPETFHCGSSAVIGPAQQETIIKYLVQSHAEYQQKMLSQPRREKDTTRSLLNDKRLVAEQKERYSQYSVIVEEVPVQPGEAQLYKEDYEDEYDDTYDGNQVGANDADSDDELISRRPFTIPQVLRPKGQEEGQEEEEEDDEEEEEEAEKERTKDHFVQDPAVLRERAEARRLAYLARKGHKHDSSAVVGNVKGHGQNRETVQERRKKEANKSTRANHNRRVMADRKRNKGMIPS comes from the exons ATGCCAGCACTGCCGCTGGATGAACTCCAGCTGACAGAAAGGGATCCCAGGACAGGGAAGCTGAGAACTTTACCGGCACTG CACCCAGAAATCAAAGCGGATCGGTCTTTTGTGCTATACAGACCGCCACCTGTTGTCAGAGACCCTGCTTTAGTGGAAGAATTCTTGGAGCGAGCAAAATTCATTGCAGATGACCTGAACTGGCTCCTGGCTTTGCCTCATGACAAATTTTGGTGCCAG GTAATATTTGATGAGACGCTTCAGAAATGTCTGGATTCCTACCTGTGCTATGCCCCTCGCAAGTTTGATGCGTTTTTGGATTGCCATCCGGAGgtgaatgaaatgcagaaatgtcTTCATCGGAGCGTCTTCCTGACTTTCCTCAGAATGTCCACTCACAAGGAGTCCAAG gaTCATTTTATCACGCCCTCCGTCTTTGgagaaattatttacaataacTTCCTGTTCGACATCCCTAAGATTCTGGATCTCTGTGTGCTTTTTGGGAAAGGAAATGGTCTCCTGCTCCAGAAGATGATTG aaaatatctTCACTTGGCAACCAAGTTACTTCAGTGACCTAGACGAAACTCTGCCCACCGTCCTCCAG GTGTTCAACAATATTTTGCATAAGTGTGGCTTGCAGTGTGAAGGAGCCTCTGCTGAGCCCCAGAAACTGGAAGAAAGAGTAAACGTGACTCCGGGGAACATGCCCCTCCAG gAGCTGAAGGATATCGTGCTGTACTTATGTGACACTTGCACGACACTCTGGGCGTTTCTTGACGTCTTCCCATTGGCTTGCCAGACCTTCCAAAAACATGAATTTTGCTACAG ATTAGCTTCGTTTTATGAATTGGCAATTCCTGAGCTGGAATCTGCAATTAAGAAGAGGCATTATGAGGATAACAG TGTTTTTGCGGATTTGTGGAGAAGAATTTCACATTCCAGAAAGAAGATGATCGAAGCTTTTCACGTCCTAATAAACCAAGTCTGTCTGCAGCCCATCTTAGAAAGCAG CTGTGAGAACATTCAGCCTTTTATTGAGGAATTTCTCCAGATCTTCACTTCGGTGCTTCAGGAAAGGAG ATTTCTCCGTGACTATGACGAGCTGTTTCCTGTTGAGGATGATGTCAGTCTGCTTCAGCAGGCGTCCTCCACGCT AGATGAGACCAGGACAGCCTATATCCTCCAAGCAGTGGAAAGCGCGTGGGAAGGGGTagacaggaaaaaagcccaaatcgTTAAAGATCCAACACCACCAGCAACATCTAATGGAGCGTCAGCCGTCGTGGAGAGCCCTGCTGAGGACGTGGAAGAGCTCGGGGCCGCATACGCGTCGGAGGATGAG ctgctggtTCTTTCCGGTAATGCCCCCCGTTCTGTTCGGTACCTGCAGTGCGCCGGAGCAGCTGCTGCGCCCATTGCCAAGGTGTCAGGGGTGGAGCTGGACTCTCTGATCTCTCAAGTGAAAGACCTGCTGCCAGACCTTGGGGAGGGCTTCATCCTGGCCTGCCTGGAAGAGTACAGCTACAACACGGAGCAAGTGATCAACAACATTCTAGAAGATAAACTGGTGCCGTACTTGGATAAGCTGGACCGTACAATGCAAAG acAGCTCAAGCCAGACCCTACTCCTCTAGTCACTTCTCGCCATAATGTTTTCCAGAATGATGAGTTTGATGTTTTCAGTAGGGATTCGGTGGATGTTTCTCGGATACAAAAAGGCAAGCG AGTGGTGTTGCTGCCTAAGCGTGACGTCGCGGTAGCGCTTCAAGAGGCGGATCAGGTTGGGTCCCATCGCACCAGCTGCCGTGCGG TCAGAGCACGTCCTGAACACCATGGGACTAGAGGAGTTATCCCACTGTTTTTCCTGGAATTGGTGCCCGAAACATTTCATTGCGGCTCTTCTGCAGTCATCGGACCAGCTCAACAGGAAACAATTATCAAATACTTAGTTCAGTCTCATGCTGAATACCAACAGAAGATGTTATCCCAGCCTAG gagggagaaggacaCGACCAGGAGTTTGCTGAACGACAAGCGCCTGGTTGCTGAGCAGAAGGAGCGCTACAGCCAGTACAGCGTGATTGTGGAGGAGGTTCCTGTGCAGCCGGGAGAAGCTCAGCTCTACAAGGAGGACTATGAGGACGAGTACGATGACACTTACGATGGAAACCAAGTGGGGGCAAATGATGCTGACTCGGACGACGAGCTGATCAGTAGGAG GCCGTTCACAATTCCTCAAGTCTTGAGACCTAAAGGACAGGAggaaggacaggaggaggaggaagaggatgacgaggaggaggaggaggaagccgagaaggaaagaacaaag GACCATTTTGTGCAGGACCCAGCTGTGCTGCGGGAGAGAGCTGAGGCCAGGCGCCTGGCTTACCTTGCGAGGAAGGG GCACAAGCACGACAGCTCTGCTGTTGTTGGGAATGTGAAGGGCCACGGGCAGAACCGGGAAACAGTGCAGGAAcgaaggaagaaggaagcaaacaaaagcacGAGAGCTAACCATAACCGACGAGTCATGGCTGACAGAAAGCGGAATAAAGGCATGATTCCTTCCTGA
- the ASCC2 gene encoding activating signal cointegrator 1 complex subunit 2 isoform X4, which yields MPALPLDELQLTERDPRTGKLRTLPALHPEIKADRSFVLYRPPPVVRDPALVEEFLERAKFIADDLNWLLALPHDKFWCQVIFDETLQKCLDSYLCYAPRKFDAFLDCHPEVNEMQKCLHRSVFLTFLRMSTHKESKDHFITPSVFGEIIYNNFLFDIPKILDLCVLFGKGNGLLLQKMIENIFTWQPSYFSDLDETLPTVLQVFNNILHKCGLQCEGASAEPQKLEERVNVTPGNMPLQELKDIVLYLCDTCTTLWAFLDVFPLACQTFQKHEFCYRLASFYELAIPELESAIKKRHYEDNSVFADLWRRISHSRKKMIEAFHVLINQVCLQPILESSCENIQPFIEEFLQIFTSVLQERRFLRDYDELFPVEDDVSLLQQASSTLDETRTAYILQAVESAWEGVDRKKAQIVKDPTPPATSNGASAVVESPAEDVEELGAAYASEDECAGAAAAPIAKVSGVELDSLISQVKDLLPDLGEGFILACLEEYSYNTEQVINNILEDKLVPYLDKLDRTMQRQLKPDPTPLVTSRHNVFQNDEFDVFSRDSVDVSRIQKGKRREKDTTRSLLNDKRLVAEQKERYSQYSVIVEEVPVQPGEAQLYKEDYEDEYDDTYDGNQVGANDADSDDELISRRPFTIPQVLRPKGQEEGQEEEEEDDEEEEEEAEKERTKDHFVQDPAVLRERAEARRLAYLARKGHKHDSSAVVGNVKGHGQNRETVQERRKKEANKSTRANHNRRVMADRKRNKGMIPS from the exons ATGCCAGCACTGCCGCTGGATGAACTCCAGCTGACAGAAAGGGATCCCAGGACAGGGAAGCTGAGAACTTTACCGGCACTG CACCCAGAAATCAAAGCGGATCGGTCTTTTGTGCTATACAGACCGCCACCTGTTGTCAGAGACCCTGCTTTAGTGGAAGAATTCTTGGAGCGAGCAAAATTCATTGCAGATGACCTGAACTGGCTCCTGGCTTTGCCTCATGACAAATTTTGGTGCCAG GTAATATTTGATGAGACGCTTCAGAAATGTCTGGATTCCTACCTGTGCTATGCCCCTCGCAAGTTTGATGCGTTTTTGGATTGCCATCCGGAGgtgaatgaaatgcagaaatgtcTTCATCGGAGCGTCTTCCTGACTTTCCTCAGAATGTCCACTCACAAGGAGTCCAAG gaTCATTTTATCACGCCCTCCGTCTTTGgagaaattatttacaataacTTCCTGTTCGACATCCCTAAGATTCTGGATCTCTGTGTGCTTTTTGGGAAAGGAAATGGTCTCCTGCTCCAGAAGATGATTG aaaatatctTCACTTGGCAACCAAGTTACTTCAGTGACCTAGACGAAACTCTGCCCACCGTCCTCCAG GTGTTCAACAATATTTTGCATAAGTGTGGCTTGCAGTGTGAAGGAGCCTCTGCTGAGCCCCAGAAACTGGAAGAAAGAGTAAACGTGACTCCGGGGAACATGCCCCTCCAG gAGCTGAAGGATATCGTGCTGTACTTATGTGACACTTGCACGACACTCTGGGCGTTTCTTGACGTCTTCCCATTGGCTTGCCAGACCTTCCAAAAACATGAATTTTGCTACAG ATTAGCTTCGTTTTATGAATTGGCAATTCCTGAGCTGGAATCTGCAATTAAGAAGAGGCATTATGAGGATAACAG TGTTTTTGCGGATTTGTGGAGAAGAATTTCACATTCCAGAAAGAAGATGATCGAAGCTTTTCACGTCCTAATAAACCAAGTCTGTCTGCAGCCCATCTTAGAAAGCAG CTGTGAGAACATTCAGCCTTTTATTGAGGAATTTCTCCAGATCTTCACTTCGGTGCTTCAGGAAAGGAG ATTTCTCCGTGACTATGACGAGCTGTTTCCTGTTGAGGATGATGTCAGTCTGCTTCAGCAGGCGTCCTCCACGCT AGATGAGACCAGGACAGCCTATATCCTCCAAGCAGTGGAAAGCGCGTGGGAAGGGGTagacaggaaaaaagcccaaatcgTTAAAGATCCAACACCACCAGCAACATCTAATGGAGCGTCAGCCGTCGTGGAGAGCCCTGCTGAGGACGTGGAAGAGCTCGGGGCCGCATACGCGTCGGAGGATGAG TGCGCCGGAGCAGCTGCTGCGCCCATTGCCAAGGTGTCAGGGGTGGAGCTGGACTCTCTGATCTCTCAAGTGAAAGACCTGCTGCCAGACCTTGGGGAGGGCTTCATCCTGGCCTGCCTGGAAGAGTACAGCTACAACACGGAGCAAGTGATCAACAACATTCTAGAAGATAAACTGGTGCCGTACTTGGATAAGCTGGACCGTACAATGCAAAG acAGCTCAAGCCAGACCCTACTCCTCTAGTCACTTCTCGCCATAATGTTTTCCAGAATGATGAGTTTGATGTTTTCAGTAGGGATTCGGTGGATGTTTCTCGGATACAAAAAGGCAAGCG gagggagaaggacaCGACCAGGAGTTTGCTGAACGACAAGCGCCTGGTTGCTGAGCAGAAGGAGCGCTACAGCCAGTACAGCGTGATTGTGGAGGAGGTTCCTGTGCAGCCGGGAGAAGCTCAGCTCTACAAGGAGGACTATGAGGACGAGTACGATGACACTTACGATGGAAACCAAGTGGGGGCAAATGATGCTGACTCGGACGACGAGCTGATCAGTAGGAG GCCGTTCACAATTCCTCAAGTCTTGAGACCTAAAGGACAGGAggaaggacaggaggaggaggaagaggatgacgaggaggaggaggaggaagccgagaaggaaagaacaaag GACCATTTTGTGCAGGACCCAGCTGTGCTGCGGGAGAGAGCTGAGGCCAGGCGCCTGGCTTACCTTGCGAGGAAGGG GCACAAGCACGACAGCTCTGCTGTTGTTGGGAATGTGAAGGGCCACGGGCAGAACCGGGAAACAGTGCAGGAAcgaaggaagaaggaagcaaacaaaagcacGAGAGCTAACCATAACCGACGAGTCATGGCTGACAGAAAGCGGAATAAAGGCATGATTCCTTCCTGA
- the ASCC2 gene encoding activating signal cointegrator 1 complex subunit 2 isoform X2 — translation MPALPLDELQLTERDPRTGKLRTLPALHPEIKADRSFVLYRPPPVVRDPALVEEFLERAKFIADDLNWLLALPHDKFWCQVIFDETLQKCLDSYLCYAPRKFDAFLDCHPEVNEMQKCLHRSVFLTFLRMSTHKESKDHFITPSVFGEIIYNNFLFDIPKILDLCVLFGKGNGLLLQKMIENIFTWQPSYFSDLDETLPTVLQVFNNILHKCGLQCEGASAEPQKLEERVNVTPGNMPLQELKDIVLYLCDTCTTLWAFLDVFPLACQTFQKHEFCYRLASFYELAIPELESAIKKRHYEDNSVFADLWRRISHSRKKMIEAFHVLINQVCLQPILESSCENIQPFIEEFLQIFTSVLQERRFLRDYDELFPVEDDVSLLQQASSTLDETRTAYILQAVESAWEGVDRKKAQIVKDPTPPATSNGASAVVESPAEDVEELGAAYASEDECAGAAAAPIAKVSGVELDSLISQVKDLLPDLGEGFILACLEEYSYNTEQVINNILEDKLVPYLDKLDRTMQRQLKPDPTPLVTSRHNVFQNDEFDVFSRDSVDVSRIQKGKRVVLLPKRDVAVALQEADQVGSHRTSCRAVRARPEHHGTRGVIPLFFLELVPETFHCGSSAVIGPAQQETIIKYLVQSHAEYQQKMLSQPRREKDTTRSLLNDKRLVAEQKERYSQYSVIVEEVPVQPGEAQLYKEDYEDEYDDTYDGNQVGANDADSDDELISRRPFTIPQVLRPKGQEEGQEEEEEDDEEEEEEAEKERTKDHFVQDPAVLRERAEARRLAYLARKGHKHDSSAVVGNVKGHGQNRETVQERRKKEANKSTRANHNRRVMADRKRNKGMIPS, via the exons ATGCCAGCACTGCCGCTGGATGAACTCCAGCTGACAGAAAGGGATCCCAGGACAGGGAAGCTGAGAACTTTACCGGCACTG CACCCAGAAATCAAAGCGGATCGGTCTTTTGTGCTATACAGACCGCCACCTGTTGTCAGAGACCCTGCTTTAGTGGAAGAATTCTTGGAGCGAGCAAAATTCATTGCAGATGACCTGAACTGGCTCCTGGCTTTGCCTCATGACAAATTTTGGTGCCAG GTAATATTTGATGAGACGCTTCAGAAATGTCTGGATTCCTACCTGTGCTATGCCCCTCGCAAGTTTGATGCGTTTTTGGATTGCCATCCGGAGgtgaatgaaatgcagaaatgtcTTCATCGGAGCGTCTTCCTGACTTTCCTCAGAATGTCCACTCACAAGGAGTCCAAG gaTCATTTTATCACGCCCTCCGTCTTTGgagaaattatttacaataacTTCCTGTTCGACATCCCTAAGATTCTGGATCTCTGTGTGCTTTTTGGGAAAGGAAATGGTCTCCTGCTCCAGAAGATGATTG aaaatatctTCACTTGGCAACCAAGTTACTTCAGTGACCTAGACGAAACTCTGCCCACCGTCCTCCAG GTGTTCAACAATATTTTGCATAAGTGTGGCTTGCAGTGTGAAGGAGCCTCTGCTGAGCCCCAGAAACTGGAAGAAAGAGTAAACGTGACTCCGGGGAACATGCCCCTCCAG gAGCTGAAGGATATCGTGCTGTACTTATGTGACACTTGCACGACACTCTGGGCGTTTCTTGACGTCTTCCCATTGGCTTGCCAGACCTTCCAAAAACATGAATTTTGCTACAG ATTAGCTTCGTTTTATGAATTGGCAATTCCTGAGCTGGAATCTGCAATTAAGAAGAGGCATTATGAGGATAACAG TGTTTTTGCGGATTTGTGGAGAAGAATTTCACATTCCAGAAAGAAGATGATCGAAGCTTTTCACGTCCTAATAAACCAAGTCTGTCTGCAGCCCATCTTAGAAAGCAG CTGTGAGAACATTCAGCCTTTTATTGAGGAATTTCTCCAGATCTTCACTTCGGTGCTTCAGGAAAGGAG ATTTCTCCGTGACTATGACGAGCTGTTTCCTGTTGAGGATGATGTCAGTCTGCTTCAGCAGGCGTCCTCCACGCT AGATGAGACCAGGACAGCCTATATCCTCCAAGCAGTGGAAAGCGCGTGGGAAGGGGTagacaggaaaaaagcccaaatcgTTAAAGATCCAACACCACCAGCAACATCTAATGGAGCGTCAGCCGTCGTGGAGAGCCCTGCTGAGGACGTGGAAGAGCTCGGGGCCGCATACGCGTCGGAGGATGAG TGCGCCGGAGCAGCTGCTGCGCCCATTGCCAAGGTGTCAGGGGTGGAGCTGGACTCTCTGATCTCTCAAGTGAAAGACCTGCTGCCAGACCTTGGGGAGGGCTTCATCCTGGCCTGCCTGGAAGAGTACAGCTACAACACGGAGCAAGTGATCAACAACATTCTAGAAGATAAACTGGTGCCGTACTTGGATAAGCTGGACCGTACAATGCAAAG acAGCTCAAGCCAGACCCTACTCCTCTAGTCACTTCTCGCCATAATGTTTTCCAGAATGATGAGTTTGATGTTTTCAGTAGGGATTCGGTGGATGTTTCTCGGATACAAAAAGGCAAGCG AGTGGTGTTGCTGCCTAAGCGTGACGTCGCGGTAGCGCTTCAAGAGGCGGATCAGGTTGGGTCCCATCGCACCAGCTGCCGTGCGG TCAGAGCACGTCCTGAACACCATGGGACTAGAGGAGTTATCCCACTGTTTTTCCTGGAATTGGTGCCCGAAACATTTCATTGCGGCTCTTCTGCAGTCATCGGACCAGCTCAACAGGAAACAATTATCAAATACTTAGTTCAGTCTCATGCTGAATACCAACAGAAGATGTTATCCCAGCCTAG gagggagaaggacaCGACCAGGAGTTTGCTGAACGACAAGCGCCTGGTTGCTGAGCAGAAGGAGCGCTACAGCCAGTACAGCGTGATTGTGGAGGAGGTTCCTGTGCAGCCGGGAGAAGCTCAGCTCTACAAGGAGGACTATGAGGACGAGTACGATGACACTTACGATGGAAACCAAGTGGGGGCAAATGATGCTGACTCGGACGACGAGCTGATCAGTAGGAG GCCGTTCACAATTCCTCAAGTCTTGAGACCTAAAGGACAGGAggaaggacaggaggaggaggaagaggatgacgaggaggaggaggaggaagccgagaaggaaagaacaaag GACCATTTTGTGCAGGACCCAGCTGTGCTGCGGGAGAGAGCTGAGGCCAGGCGCCTGGCTTACCTTGCGAGGAAGGG GCACAAGCACGACAGCTCTGCTGTTGTTGGGAATGTGAAGGGCCACGGGCAGAACCGGGAAACAGTGCAGGAAcgaaggaagaaggaagcaaacaaaagcacGAGAGCTAACCATAACCGACGAGTCATGGCTGACAGAAAGCGGAATAAAGGCATGATTCCTTCCTGA
- the ASCC2 gene encoding activating signal cointegrator 1 complex subunit 2 isoform X3 has protein sequence MPALPLDELQLTERDPRTGKLRTLPALHPEIKADRSFVLYRPPPVVRDPALVEEFLERAKFIADDLNWLLALPHDKFWCQVIFDETLQKCLDSYLCYAPRKFDAFLDCHPEVNEMQKCLHRSVFLTFLRMSTHKESKDHFITPSVFGEIIYNNFLFDIPKILDLCVLFGKGNGLLLQKMIENIFTWQPSYFSDLDETLPTVLQVFNNILHKCGLQCEGASAEPQKLEERVNVTPGNMPLQELKDIVLYLCDTCTTLWAFLDVFPLACQTFQKHEFCYRLASFYELAIPELESAIKKRHYEDNSVFADLWRRISHSRKKMIEAFHVLINQVCLQPILESSCENIQPFIEEFLQIFTSVLQERRFLRDYDELFPVEDDVSLLQQASSTLDETRTAYILQAVESAWEGVDRKKAQIVKDPTPPATSNGASAVVESPAEDVEELGAAYASEDELLVLSGNAPRSVRYLQCAGAAAAPIAKVSGVELDSLISQVKDLLPDLGEGFILACLEEYSYNTEQVINNILEDKLVPYLDKLDRTMQRQLKPDPTPLVTSRHNVFQNDEFDVFSRDSVDVSRIQKGKRREKDTTRSLLNDKRLVAEQKERYSQYSVIVEEVPVQPGEAQLYKEDYEDEYDDTYDGNQVGANDADSDDELISRRPFTIPQVLRPKGQEEGQEEEEEDDEEEEEEAEKERTKDHFVQDPAVLRERAEARRLAYLARKGHKHDSSAVVGNVKGHGQNRETVQERRKKEANKSTRANHNRRVMADRKRNKGMIPS, from the exons ATGCCAGCACTGCCGCTGGATGAACTCCAGCTGACAGAAAGGGATCCCAGGACAGGGAAGCTGAGAACTTTACCGGCACTG CACCCAGAAATCAAAGCGGATCGGTCTTTTGTGCTATACAGACCGCCACCTGTTGTCAGAGACCCTGCTTTAGTGGAAGAATTCTTGGAGCGAGCAAAATTCATTGCAGATGACCTGAACTGGCTCCTGGCTTTGCCTCATGACAAATTTTGGTGCCAG GTAATATTTGATGAGACGCTTCAGAAATGTCTGGATTCCTACCTGTGCTATGCCCCTCGCAAGTTTGATGCGTTTTTGGATTGCCATCCGGAGgtgaatgaaatgcagaaatgtcTTCATCGGAGCGTCTTCCTGACTTTCCTCAGAATGTCCACTCACAAGGAGTCCAAG gaTCATTTTATCACGCCCTCCGTCTTTGgagaaattatttacaataacTTCCTGTTCGACATCCCTAAGATTCTGGATCTCTGTGTGCTTTTTGGGAAAGGAAATGGTCTCCTGCTCCAGAAGATGATTG aaaatatctTCACTTGGCAACCAAGTTACTTCAGTGACCTAGACGAAACTCTGCCCACCGTCCTCCAG GTGTTCAACAATATTTTGCATAAGTGTGGCTTGCAGTGTGAAGGAGCCTCTGCTGAGCCCCAGAAACTGGAAGAAAGAGTAAACGTGACTCCGGGGAACATGCCCCTCCAG gAGCTGAAGGATATCGTGCTGTACTTATGTGACACTTGCACGACACTCTGGGCGTTTCTTGACGTCTTCCCATTGGCTTGCCAGACCTTCCAAAAACATGAATTTTGCTACAG ATTAGCTTCGTTTTATGAATTGGCAATTCCTGAGCTGGAATCTGCAATTAAGAAGAGGCATTATGAGGATAACAG TGTTTTTGCGGATTTGTGGAGAAGAATTTCACATTCCAGAAAGAAGATGATCGAAGCTTTTCACGTCCTAATAAACCAAGTCTGTCTGCAGCCCATCTTAGAAAGCAG CTGTGAGAACATTCAGCCTTTTATTGAGGAATTTCTCCAGATCTTCACTTCGGTGCTTCAGGAAAGGAG ATTTCTCCGTGACTATGACGAGCTGTTTCCTGTTGAGGATGATGTCAGTCTGCTTCAGCAGGCGTCCTCCACGCT AGATGAGACCAGGACAGCCTATATCCTCCAAGCAGTGGAAAGCGCGTGGGAAGGGGTagacaggaaaaaagcccaaatcgTTAAAGATCCAACACCACCAGCAACATCTAATGGAGCGTCAGCCGTCGTGGAGAGCCCTGCTGAGGACGTGGAAGAGCTCGGGGCCGCATACGCGTCGGAGGATGAG ctgctggtTCTTTCCGGTAATGCCCCCCGTTCTGTTCGGTACCTGCAGTGCGCCGGAGCAGCTGCTGCGCCCATTGCCAAGGTGTCAGGGGTGGAGCTGGACTCTCTGATCTCTCAAGTGAAAGACCTGCTGCCAGACCTTGGGGAGGGCTTCATCCTGGCCTGCCTGGAAGAGTACAGCTACAACACGGAGCAAGTGATCAACAACATTCTAGAAGATAAACTGGTGCCGTACTTGGATAAGCTGGACCGTACAATGCAAAG acAGCTCAAGCCAGACCCTACTCCTCTAGTCACTTCTCGCCATAATGTTTTCCAGAATGATGAGTTTGATGTTTTCAGTAGGGATTCGGTGGATGTTTCTCGGATACAAAAAGGCAAGCG gagggagaaggacaCGACCAGGAGTTTGCTGAACGACAAGCGCCTGGTTGCTGAGCAGAAGGAGCGCTACAGCCAGTACAGCGTGATTGTGGAGGAGGTTCCTGTGCAGCCGGGAGAAGCTCAGCTCTACAAGGAGGACTATGAGGACGAGTACGATGACACTTACGATGGAAACCAAGTGGGGGCAAATGATGCTGACTCGGACGACGAGCTGATCAGTAGGAG GCCGTTCACAATTCCTCAAGTCTTGAGACCTAAAGGACAGGAggaaggacaggaggaggaggaagaggatgacgaggaggaggaggaggaagccgagaaggaaagaacaaag GACCATTTTGTGCAGGACCCAGCTGTGCTGCGGGAGAGAGCTGAGGCCAGGCGCCTGGCTTACCTTGCGAGGAAGGG GCACAAGCACGACAGCTCTGCTGTTGTTGGGAATGTGAAGGGCCACGGGCAGAACCGGGAAACAGTGCAGGAAcgaaggaagaaggaagcaaacaaaagcacGAGAGCTAACCATAACCGACGAGTCATGGCTGACAGAAAGCGGAATAAAGGCATGATTCCTTCCTGA